The DNA window CCGATGAATCCGCCGGAGGCGCTGAAGATCTGGCCGGAGATGTGGTCGGCGGCGTCGCCGGCAAGGAAGGTGTAGAGCGGTGCGACGTACTCCGGGGGTGCGGGGTCCAGAGCCAGGTCGCGGGTCATTTCGTCGAGGATGCCACGCGTGTGGAGACTCTCGATGTGCCGTTTGTAGTCGTCCCCGCTCGACAGTCTCGACTTGGCGCCCGGCATGACGACGTTGATCCGTACCCCGCGGGGCGAGAGGTCGGCATTCGCCGCGAGGGCGAGAGCGTTGACTCCCCCTTTGGCCGCCGGATAGCCACTGCCACCGAACATTCCGAGGGAAGCGGCCGAGCCGGTGAGGACGATGGAACCCGACCCCTGCTCGACCAGCACCCGGCCCGCCGCCTGGGTGAGGTGGAAGGCGCTGAGCAGATGGGCGTCGAGTTGCGCGCGAAAGTCCGCACTCGAGATGGTGAGGACCGTCGCACCGGCCGGCTCGGCGATGCCGGCGCAGTTGATGGCGATGTCGAGCGCCCCGAAGTGCTCGAGTGCGGCCTCGACCATCTCTTCGGCCACACCGTCCGATCCCGCCGAACCACACACTCCGACCGCGTATCCGCCTCCGCCACGCACCTCGGCGACCGTATCGTCGACGGCTGCCTTGTCTCGGCCGTTGACCACGATCGACACTCCCTGGCCGGCGAGGGCGTAGACCACCGCGAGACCGATGCCCCGAGTGCCGCCGGCCACCACGGCGACACGTCCGGACAGGCCTGCGCTGGTCGGTGCCCGGCCCTCGGTGGCTCCGGTCACGCCGAGATACCCACCGGCGTGATCGGAATGGAGCGCCCGCGATCGGTGAACTCGAAAGTGGCCCCGGAACTGAACCGGGCGATGGCAACCTCACCCGATTCCTTGTGGGACCGCTCCCCGAGGCGGAAGCGCACCGTCAGCCCGTCGGCCGTGGTCTCCGAAGACGCGATCTCCCAACGATTGTCGACGGCGACGCCGATGGCCTGCAACGGCTCGAGGTGTTCGGCGTCGATCAGCGAGAGCCATCCGCCGTCGGCGGTGGCCGCCGACGATGCCGGGATCGTGACGGCCACGGCGTCACCGTCGACCTCGGCCCGGACCCCGGTGTACTGCACGGGTCCCAGGCAGGGGTGAACGGCAATCACCGCGGCCAGCCCGGCCGCGTCGGAGGGAAGGTCCAGCGCCTGACGCAGCCGGTCGGCCGCCAATCCTGCGATCCCGATGAGCTGTTTGCGGAAGATGTCGCGCACCTGCTCGTCGTCGCCGGCGTGTCGTCGAACACTCCACAGGAACCCCAGGGAGAGCAGATGATGTTGCACGGCAACCTCTTCGGCGATCCGCACCAATGCCGATCGCGACCATTCACGGAACTGCAGGTCGGCGAACAGCGGGCCTCGATAGTCCACGTGACCATCGGTCGCCGACGCATCGATCGGCGACAGCTGCACGTCACCAGCCCGGGTGGTGAACATCTCCACCGAATCGGGCGGCAACGGAAGTTCTTCGCGATCCGGTTCGATCGTCACCGTCCACGCACAGTGGGGGTGCCGATCGGCCGGCCGTCGGGGTGGACGGTGGATCGGCCGGATACGGGCCCGGCGGTTGGTGGCGATGGCGGTGGCGTCGAAGGTGGGGTCCTCGATGTCGTGGCACATGGTGGTGACGTAGTCGTCACCCATCGGTTCCACATCCATCAGTGCGCCACAGTGATTCAGCACGAAGGCACCGTGGTATCGATCGGTGATCTCGTAGCGGAAGTCCATGAACTGCGGGGGCGCACCGATGTCGAGCTGAAGACACTTGAACATGTCCTCCACACCGTCGCCGTCTATTCCGAGAGCGGTCCGCATCCGGTGCGTGTACACCGGGCTGGCCGCCATCCACTCCTCGATGGCGATCTGTCCCATCACCTCACGCCCGAAGGCACTGATGAGATGGGCCATGCCACTGCGGTCGATCATCTGACCCGACAACAGGAGTTCGGGAACGAGGACGGCGAGCTGTCGCTGACTCAGACCTGCATAGGTCGGGGCTGGGAGAGTCATGTCAGATCACCAGAACGGAACGGGCGCCTTGCCGAAGGGATACCACCCGGGCAGATCCCCCGGCGCCGACTTCTCGATCCGCTTGAGCATGCCGTCGCTCATCGCGTTGTTCTTCAGCAGTTCGACGAACAGCGCCGAGACATTGCCGAAGTCGAAGAAGTCACGCTGCCACGAGAACTGGAAGTTGCCCGCATACTTGAACCAGCTGCCCTGAATGCCCTCGAGCGCGTAATTGGTGCCGTCGTCACGGGTGCGCTCGTACACCTGCTTCCACAGCCCGATCATGTCGCCGGTGGTCTCGTCGATCACCCACGCCTGATACGGGTAGGTCCAGCCTTCCAGGCCCTCCATCTCCTGGCCGAGGGCCAGTTCGCGGATCTCATCCCGACCGACAGCCATGAAGTCCTTCTCCGGGCCGTAGTTCCAGCCGTAGGTGGCGTCCTCGGTGTAGAAGTCGGCCAGCGGCTTCCAGTCGCCGGCCTTCTCGGCCTCGACGTTGGCGTCCAGCCAGCGCTGTTTCATCTCTTCGAGTTCGGCACGATCAAAAGACATGTCACTCTCATTCACTCGTTGTCGTCGACAATTCTCAAAGCTTGGGTAGGGCAATACATCACTGCGGCCTCGACCTCGGGCCGCAGGCCTTCGTCCGGTTCTTTGTCGAGGATCTCCACGTGATCGGAATGTGCGCGGAAGACCTCGGGTGCCTCCATCTCGCACATCCCGTGGCCCTGGCACAGATCCAAGTCCACCTCGATGCGCATCACCGCACCCCACTCCGCCTGCGATAGGCGACGCGGCACGGTTGCTGCAGTTGCACCACCATCTTGGTGTGATCGTTGCGGTAGGACTCCGACGGTTGGAGCATCTCGAACTCGTAGTTCTGAAACAGCACCGAGAAGATCGCCTTGAGCTGCATGATGGCGAATTGTGCTCCCACACAGCGGTGCCGGCCGGCCCCGAAGGGGATCCACGTCCAGCGGTTCACCAGGTCCTCGGTGCGCGGCTTGTTGTACCGGTCGGGGTCGAAGACATCCGGATCCGGGAAGTCCTCGGGTATCCGGTTGGACACCGCCGGTGACACCGCAATGGTCTGCCCGGCCTTCACCTCGAAGTC is part of the Gordonia bronchialis DSM 43247 genome and encodes:
- a CDS encoding SDR family NAD(P)-dependent oxidoreductase, which codes for MTGATEGRAPTSAGLSGRVAVVAGGTRGIGLAVVYALAGQGVSIVVNGRDKAAVDDTVAEVRGGGGYAVGVCGSAGSDGVAEEMVEAALEHFGALDIAINCAGIAEPAGATVLTISSADFRAQLDAHLLSAFHLTQAAGRVLVEQGSGSIVLTGSAASLGMFGGSGYPAAKGGVNALALAANADLSPRGVRINVVMPGAKSRLSSGDDYKRHIESLHTRGILDEMTRDLALDPAPPEYVAPLYTFLAGDAADHISGQIFSASGGFIGRFEPQQASFVAYRDHQDSAPYSLVELAEILR
- a CDS encoding Cif family virulence factor, with product MSFDRAELEEMKQRWLDANVEAEKAGDWKPLADFYTEDATYGWNYGPEKDFMAVGRDEIRELALGQEMEGLEGWTYPYQAWVIDETTGDMIGLWKQVYERTRDDGTNYALEGIQGSWFKYAGNFQFSWQRDFFDFGNVSALFVELLKNNAMSDGMLKRIEKSAPGDLPGWYPFGKAPVPFW
- a CDS encoding ferredoxin, translating into MRIEVDLDLCQGHGMCEMEAPEVFRAHSDHVEILDKEPDEGLRPEVEAAVMYCPTQALRIVDDNE